The following is a genomic window from Bacillus kexueae.
ATGGCAGCATGACCTTCTATGAAAAGTCCATCAAATGAAGGAACTCCGAAAAATTGCATGATAACGGATAAATGGCGATGACCGATTTCCATTTCTTTTGCTGGACCTTCTGAGTATATTCCGCCTCTTGATTGAATGTGCAGTGCCTTTTTATCTGTTAAAAGGCCAACTGGACCTTGCTCTGTATATTTAAAAGCTTTCCCCGCAACACTAATGGCATCAATATAGGCCTTCATTATAGGAGGAAACGAAAAATTCCACATTGGTGTTACAAAAACATATTTATCCGCAGTGACAAATTGGTCGCATAATTCACTCAATCGTCTGACTTTTGCTTGTTCGTCATTGGATAATTGATTGAATTCATGACCATTTTGTAGCTTCCCCCATCCGTTAAATACATCTAAATCAATGGAAGGAATTGGTTCTGAATACAAATCTAAATGGACAACATTGTCATTTGGATTTGACTTTTTGTAAGCCTCAATAAAAGTATGCCCAATAGCCATGCAATACGATTTAGTTTCATCATGTGGATGGGCAGTTACATATAATACAGTTCTCATAATTATTTACCTTCTTTCAAAAGAATTCCTCTATAGTGTGCGTTAATTTAATTAAAAGAAAAAGGGGATAGATGGGAATATATCGAAGGATTAATTAAATGTACAGAAAGTTGTAAAAAAGGAGAAA
Proteins encoded in this region:
- a CDS encoding FMN-dependent NADH-azoreductase; its protein translation is MRTVLYVTAHPHDETKSYCMAIGHTFIEAYKKSNPNDNVVHLDLYSEPIPSIDLDVFNGWGKLQNGHEFNQLSNDEQAKVRRLSELCDQFVTADKYVFVTPMWNFSFPPIMKAYIDAISVAGKAFKYTEQGPVGLLTDKKALHIQSRGGIYSEGPAKEMEIGHRHLSVIMQFFGVPSFDGLFIEGHAAMPEKAEQIKEKAVNKAKLLAKTF